Proteins co-encoded in one Nicotiana sylvestris chromosome 7, ASM39365v2, whole genome shotgun sequence genomic window:
- the LOC138874134 gene encoding uncharacterized protein, whose translation MQGLGSQVSVSYKDLCLFPDVQLPAGFKTPKFDLYDGHGDLVAHLRGYCSKMRGSEGKAEVLMAYFSQSLSGAALEWYTRQHTSKWYTWDDLAQAFARHFQYNIDIVPDRLSLTKVEKNPSESFREYGFRWREQAARVNPPMEEDEMVEYFLQALEPTYFGNLISAIGKPFNDVVKMGEMVEEGLKSSKIMSYFALKITTQAIQNDTGSLLCQKENDDVAMVVSGSRHGPTGPPYQYTQPRPRLQPQNYLRAPHNPPQYYSPNNVWSSAQPLGHSLWRAPTLHNTLSPS comes from the coding sequence atgcaagggttaggaAGCCAGGTGAGTGTGTcttataaggatttgtgtttgttccctgaTGTCCAACTGCCTGCCGGGTTCAAGACGccaaagtttgacttgtatgacggacatggggatcttgtagctcatctgagaggttattgcagtaaaatgagaggctcCGAGGGAAAAGCCGAAGTACTGATGGCGtactttagccagagtctgagtggggcagctctAGAATGGTATACCCGGCAGCACACTAGcaagtggtacacatgggatgatttggctcaAGCCTTTGCTCGGCATTTTCAGTACAACATAGACATTGTCCCGGATCGCCTGTCGCTGACTAAGGTAGAAAAGAAtcccagtgaaagctttagagaatatgggttccgatggagggagcaagctgcacgggtcaatcctccgatggaagaagatgagatggttgaatactttcttcaagccctggagcctacttactttggcaATTTGATCTCAGCCATTGGTAAGCCTTTCAACGAcgtggtaaagatgggagaaatggtggaagagggattgaagtcaagcaagatcatgagctattttgccttaaaaatcacaacacaagcaattcagaatGACACAGGAAGCTTGCTATGTCAGAAGGAAaatgatgatgttgccatggttgtcTCAGGATCACGACATGGCCCAACGGGTCCTCCTTATCAATATACTCAGCCTCGACCCCGACTCCAACCCCAAAACTATctccgagctccacataatccacctcagtactATTCCCCTAACAACGTCTGGTCCTCTGCCCAACCACTGGGTCACTCCTTATGGCGAGCACCAACACTGCATAATACTCTTTCGCCTTCATaa